Proteins co-encoded in one Halorussus lipolyticus genomic window:
- a CDS encoding heme-binding protein: MTREPPATNEGWYALHDFRTIDWDAWRSAPDRERETALEDGISFFRNRVDVTDAEEGSSAIFSMLGHKADLLVIHFRPTMADLDTAERAFEDTAFAEYTDQSNSYVSVTEVGGYTSDEMTKPPEEIEDTGLARYAESKLYPDIPDSEFVCFYPMDKRRAPGENWYDLPFDERAEMMDTHGEIGKTYAGQVKQIITGSIGMDDYEWGVDLFSNDPKHIKDLLYELRFDESSSKYAEFGPFYFGRQFPPEDLPQFMAGEEIPATDADDDSGHPHGEGGHPHGDSEGHGDGEGGHHDHGDDGGHHGGHDHGGDDGDDEGDIRGELEDLDIYAGQPHGEDVYAMVLYSEADPDELFDEVDGLRSNFDHYDTHVKTAVYQTRETAESGRSAVVSIWETQSAADTAGGFLADLPGIVARAGEESGFGTMGMFYTVKPDKREDFVDKFETVGEVLEDMDGHLESNLLANREDENDMFIASQWESKDDAMSFFRSDAFSDTVDWGRDVLADRPRHVFLA, translated from the coding sequence ATGACGAGAGAACCCCCGGCGACGAACGAGGGTTGGTACGCGCTACACGATTTCCGGACCATCGACTGGGACGCGTGGCGCTCCGCGCCCGACCGAGAGCGCGAGACAGCACTCGAAGACGGCATCTCGTTCTTCCGCAATCGCGTGGACGTGACCGACGCCGAGGAGGGCTCCTCGGCCATCTTCTCGATGCTCGGGCACAAGGCCGACCTGCTGGTGATTCACTTCCGGCCGACGATGGCGGACCTCGACACCGCCGAGCGGGCCTTCGAGGACACCGCGTTCGCCGAGTACACCGACCAGTCGAACTCCTACGTCTCGGTGACGGAGGTCGGCGGCTACACCTCCGACGAGATGACCAAGCCCCCCGAGGAAATCGAGGACACCGGTCTCGCGCGCTACGCCGAGAGCAAACTCTACCCCGACATTCCGGACAGCGAGTTCGTCTGTTTCTACCCGATGGACAAGCGCCGCGCGCCCGGCGAGAACTGGTACGACCTGCCATTCGACGAGCGCGCCGAGATGATGGACACCCACGGCGAAATCGGCAAGACCTACGCCGGACAGGTCAAGCAAATCATCACCGGGTCCATCGGCATGGACGACTACGAGTGGGGTGTGGACCTGTTCAGTAACGACCCAAAGCACATCAAGGACCTGCTCTACGAACTCCGGTTCGACGAGAGCAGTTCGAAGTACGCCGAGTTCGGTCCCTTCTACTTCGGTCGGCAGTTCCCGCCCGAGGACCTCCCCCAGTTCATGGCGGGCGAGGAGATTCCTGCGACGGATGCAGACGACGACTCCGGCCACCCCCACGGCGAGGGCGGCCATCCCCACGGCGATTCGGAGGGCCACGGCGACGGCGAGGGCGGCCATCACGACCACGGCGACGACGGTGGCCACCACGGCGGTCACGACCACGGCGGCGACGACGGCGACGACGAGGGCGACATCCGGGGCGAACTCGAGGACCTCGACATCTACGCGGGCCAACCCCACGGCGAGGACGTGTACGCGATGGTCCTCTACTCCGAGGCCGACCCCGACGAGCTATTCGACGAGGTAGACGGTCTCCGGAGCAACTTCGACCACTACGACACCCACGTCAAGACCGCGGTCTACCAGACCCGCGAGACAGCCGAGAGCGGTCGCTCGGCGGTCGTGAGCATCTGGGAGACCCAGAGCGCGGCCGATACCGCGGGCGGGTTCCTCGCCGACCTGCCGGGCATCGTGGCCCGCGCAGGTGAGGAAAGCGGCTTCGGCACGATGGGGATGTTCTACACCGTCAAGCCCGACAAGCGCGAGGACTTCGTGGACAAGTTCGAGACGGTCGGCGAAGTCTTGGAAGACATGGACGGCCACCTCGAATCCAACCTGCTGGCCAACCGCGAGGACGAGAACGACATGTTCATCGCAAGCCAGTGGGAGTCCAAGGACGACGCGATGTCGTTCTTCCGCAGTGACGCCTTCTCGGACACGGTTGACTGGGGCCGGGACGTGCTGGCCGACCGGCCGCGACACGTCTTCTTGGCCTAA
- a CDS encoding molybdopterin synthase: protein MHVLSVVGPETPARAVADRLANHLAEEARVAEIHRRETSVEPSDDPADARYELDAEGWSAAGRDRSVGDLLADLAPEYDYALLVGYPEADVPAVVVGDDDPDDAEVLLRAESAGDVDPTEVRDLLGETDPYETLESLVAEVKRSDDAPYSGAIATFTGRVRAKDDAADDPTEYLEFEKYEGVAEQRMDAISAELEEREGVYDVVMHHRTGVIEYGEDIVFVVVLAGHRDEAFRTVEDGINRLKDEVPIFKKEVTTDEQFWVHERS, encoded by the coding sequence ATGCACGTACTGAGCGTCGTCGGCCCCGAGACGCCAGCGAGAGCGGTCGCCGACCGGTTGGCGAACCACCTCGCCGAGGAGGCCCGCGTCGCGGAGATTCACCGGCGCGAGACCAGCGTCGAACCGTCCGACGACCCCGCGGACGCGAGGTACGAACTTGACGCCGAGGGATGGTCGGCCGCCGGGCGCGACCGGTCGGTCGGCGACCTGCTCGCGGACCTCGCGCCGGAGTACGACTACGCGCTTCTGGTCGGCTATCCCGAGGCCGACGTGCCCGCGGTGGTCGTCGGCGACGACGACCCGGACGACGCGGAGGTTCTGCTCCGCGCGGAGAGTGCTGGAGACGTGGACCCCACCGAGGTCCGGGACCTCCTCGGCGAGACCGACCCCTACGAGACCCTCGAATCGCTCGTGGCCGAGGTCAAGCGGTCCGACGACGCGCCCTACTCCGGTGCGATTGCGACGTTCACCGGGAGAGTCCGGGCCAAGGACGACGCCGCCGACGACCCCACCGAGTACCTCGAATTCGAGAAGTACGAGGGCGTCGCCGAACAGCGCATGGACGCCATCAGCGCCGAGTTGGAGGAGCGCGAGGGCGTCTACGACGTGGTGATGCACCACCGAACCGGCGTCATCGAGTACGGCGAGGACATCGTGTTCGTCGTCGTGCTGGCGGGGCATCGAGACGAGGCCTTCCGGACCGTCGAGGACGGCATCAATCGACTCAAAGACGAGGTTCCGATATTCAAGAAGGAGGTCACGACCGACGAACAGTTCTGGGTCCACGAGCGTTCGTAA
- the lysS gene encoding lysine--tRNA ligase, whose product MSDDASAEDAESTAREMHADDDPYVLQGTQPHPFWAESVAEKILDRNPDDPIVIKGGISPSGVPHLGNMNEIVRGYFVAEALRNRGREVRQVFTADDRDPLRKLPRKLADLDGNVVDLGEVNAGALGRNLGKPYTDIPDPFECCDSYGEHFSNLIERSAELLGIPVEMVSNTELYEDGEFDEATRYVLDNQDEAREVLGHYQDKVDDEYVPFNPICDECGKITETVTAVHPDEGTVEYVCTDMEAGDQTIEGCGHEGTATFREGKLPWRFEWPAQWDVLGVDHEPFGKDHAEGSWPSGSDVARNVFEIEPPVPMAYEWFTLDGEPFSSSSGHVIMVQDTLEMLEPEVLRYFFTKDPSKARDFSVEHLDQLVDEFDAFERTYFAEESGEIDPEIADAAYPPVVRPTVSARFETDGIPVSDPEVGSLPVADADREAYDDVIDETFQNRIRLPYTFSAVLGMTDDPALREEIARREGHVADDAPEWSVEMALSRVEQAREWARRTGNEFDYELKRTEMPDVDLDADTESALDELAEFVESHDDPDEIQGEIYETAKRHDIPIGEFFSVGYRLFFDDDQGPKLGPFLAKLDREFVLGRLRREE is encoded by the coding sequence ATGAGCGACGACGCGAGTGCCGAAGACGCGGAATCGACCGCCCGCGAGATGCACGCAGATGACGACCCCTACGTGCTTCAGGGGACCCAACCGCACCCGTTCTGGGCCGAGTCGGTCGCCGAGAAGATTCTGGACCGCAATCCCGACGACCCCATCGTCATCAAGGGCGGCATCTCGCCCTCGGGTGTCCCGCACCTCGGAAACATGAACGAAATCGTCCGGGGCTACTTCGTCGCGGAGGCCCTTCGGAACCGGGGCAGAGAGGTCCGACAGGTGTTCACCGCCGACGACCGCGACCCCCTGCGAAAGCTCCCCCGAAAGCTGGCCGACTTGGATGGCAACGTCGTGGACCTCGGCGAGGTCAATGCCGGGGCCTTGGGGCGCAACCTCGGCAAGCCCTACACCGACATCCCCGACCCCTTCGAGTGCTGTGACTCCTACGGCGAACACTTCTCGAACCTCATCGAGCGGAGCGCCGAACTGCTCGGTATCCCGGTCGAGATGGTCTCGAACACCGAACTCTACGAAGACGGGGAGTTCGACGAGGCTACCCGGTACGTCCTCGACAATCAGGACGAGGCCCGCGAGGTCCTCGGCCACTATCAAGACAAGGTGGACGACGAGTACGTCCCCTTCAACCCCATCTGCGACGAGTGCGGCAAAATCACCGAGACCGTCACCGCGGTCCATCCCGACGAGGGCACCGTCGAGTACGTCTGCACCGACATGGAGGCCGGCGACCAGACCATCGAGGGGTGCGGCCACGAGGGCACCGCCACCTTCCGCGAGGGCAAACTCCCGTGGCGCTTCGAGTGGCCCGCCCAGTGGGACGTTCTCGGCGTGGACCACGAACCCTTCGGCAAGGACCACGCCGAAGGCTCGTGGCCCAGCGGTTCCGACGTGGCCCGCAACGTCTTCGAAATCGAGCCACCGGTCCCGATGGCCTACGAGTGGTTCACCCTCGACGGCGAACCGTTCTCGTCGTCGTCGGGTCACGTCATCATGGTCCAAGACACGCTCGAAATGCTCGAACCCGAGGTCCTGCGGTACTTCTTCACCAAGGACCCGAGCAAGGCCCGAGACTTCAGCGTCGAACACTTGGACCAACTCGTGGACGAGTTCGACGCCTTCGAGCGCACTTATTTCGCCGAGGAGTCCGGCGAAATCGACCCCGAAATCGCCGACGCGGCCTACCCGCCGGTCGTCCGACCCACCGTCTCGGCCCGGTTCGAGACCGACGGAATCCCCGTCTCGGACCCCGAAGTCGGCAGTCTGCCGGTCGCCGACGCCGACCGCGAGGCCTACGACGACGTGATAGACGAGACTTTCCAAAATCGCATCCGCCTGCCCTACACCTTCTCAGCGGTCCTCGGGATGACCGACGACCCCGCGCTTCGGGAAGAAATCGCCCGGCGCGAGGGCCACGTCGCCGATGACGCCCCCGAGTGGTCGGTCGAGATGGCGCTGTCCCGCGTCGAACAGGCCCGAGAGTGGGCGCGCCGGACCGGCAACGAGTTCGACTACGAACTCAAGCGCACCGAGATGCCCGACGTGGACCTCGACGCCGACACCGAGTCCGCGCTGGACGAACTCGCGGAGTTCGTGGAGAGCCACGACGACCCCGACGAGATTCAGGGCGAAATCTACGAGACCGCCAAGCGCCACGACATCCCGATTGGCGAGTTCTTCTCGGTCGGCTATCGCCTGTTCTTCGACGACGACCAAGGCCCGAAGTTGGGTCCATTCCTCGCTAAACTCGACCGAGAGTTCGTGCTGGGTCGCCTCCGACGCGAGGAGTAG
- a CDS encoding acyltransferase has protein sequence MTKRHVTLPDEMEASLEEFIAEVDERLASDEDTCAVVEEVLVDLHGDRDAYDRWQDGERVTPAEKVRLQSYDPCNATLESEYYAEKDEQKFQRSKHLQWLWRQFDATPMADNVEFALRFRAMLADHLFAECGDDCRFFKGITFTYGHNITLGDNVVVHDDVHLDDRGELTVGDRVSISDSAHVYSHDHDVVDQTEVENYHTVIEDDVRITYDAMVRAGVRVGENAIVAAKSIVQSDVPAHHIVAGQPAKSIKVKPGWEDAAQPVDSDAETDKEARRIEYDLPDDLEVYDEFQRDLNPPGDE, from the coding sequence ATGACTAAACGACACGTGACCCTCCCCGACGAGATGGAAGCCTCGTTGGAGGAGTTTATCGCGGAAGTGGACGAGCGACTGGCGAGCGACGAGGACACCTGCGCGGTCGTCGAGGAGGTACTGGTGGACCTCCACGGCGACAGGGACGCCTACGACCGCTGGCAGGACGGCGAGCGCGTCACGCCCGCCGAGAAGGTCCGCCTCCAGAGCTACGACCCCTGTAACGCCACGCTCGAAAGCGAGTACTACGCCGAGAAGGACGAACAGAAGTTCCAACGCTCGAAGCACCTCCAGTGGCTCTGGCGGCAGTTCGACGCCACGCCGATGGCCGACAACGTGGAGTTCGCGCTCCGGTTCCGCGCGATGCTGGCAGACCACTTGTTCGCCGAGTGCGGCGACGACTGCCGATTCTTCAAGGGAATCACGTTCACCTACGGCCACAACATCACGCTCGGCGACAACGTGGTGGTCCACGACGACGTGCATCTGGACGACCGCGGCGAGTTGACCGTCGGCGACCGGGTTTCTATCTCCGACTCTGCGCACGTCTACAGCCACGACCACGACGTGGTGGACCAGACCGAAGTCGAGAACTACCACACCGTCATCGAGGACGACGTGCGAATCACCTACGACGCGATGGTCCGGGCGGGCGTCCGTGTCGGCGAGAACGCCATCGTCGCCGCCAAGTCCATCGTCCAGAGCGACGTGCCGGCCCACCACATCGTGGCCGGGCAACCGGCAAAGAGCATCAAAGTCAAACCCGGTTGGGAGGACGCGGCACAACCGGTGGACTCGGACGCCGAGACCGACAAAGAGGCCCGCAGAATCGAGTACGACCTGCCCGACGACTTGGAGGTCTACGACGAGTTTCAGCGCGACCTGAATCCGCCCGGCGACGAGTGA
- a CDS encoding PadR family transcriptional regulator, translated as MRKSGPPKGLIAYLVLELLDEKPRYGYEILKEIESISGGHWEPSYGSVYPILYKFEEKGWAERIEREDEPDRKYFELTEAGREELQDKREETGGKARDFADVILGFYHVFAAFATDDRFEVEDRPNEWRFDEDFNGWIVEQLIRHYERDFGDFERIPDTPDEFAERMGLDDDE; from the coding sequence ATGCGGAAAAGCGGCCCGCCGAAAGGCCTCATCGCGTATCTCGTACTCGAACTGCTGGACGAGAAGCCCCGGTACGGCTACGAGATACTCAAGGAAATCGAGTCTATCAGCGGCGGCCACTGGGAACCGTCCTACGGTTCCGTCTACCCGATTCTGTACAAGTTCGAAGAGAAAGGCTGGGCCGAGCGAATCGAGCGCGAGGACGAACCCGACCGGAAGTACTTCGAACTCACCGAGGCGGGCAGAGAGGAGTTGCAGGACAAGCGCGAGGAGACCGGCGGCAAGGCGCGGGACTTCGCGGACGTAATCTTGGGCTTTTACCACGTCTTCGCGGCGTTCGCCACCGACGACCGGTTCGAGGTCGAGGACCGCCCGAACGAGTGGCGCTTCGACGAGGACTTCAACGGGTGGATTGTCGAGCAACTCATCCGCCACTACGAGCGGGACTTCGGCGACTTCGAGCGCATCCCGGACACGCCCGACGAGTTCGCCGAGCGGATGGGTCTGGACGACGACGAGTAG
- a CDS encoding histidine kinase N-terminal 7TM domain-containing protein — protein sequence MAVLGVGWQFLTYVLGYGLATLGCGVALLRARRVTDRDTRRGLVALLVTSGGWAGLQLAFLVVPGRTAQYAAYLLSLVVGLTTVGAWLYFCSAYTGRSFHRNAGYRRTAVTVYLLIVGVKLTNPIHGLYFTTSPATAPFPHLTIHHQTFHWVVSGLSYALVAVGFFMLYELFLEADYDVRPLGAIVATTGLPVALDIIGFATPRLIDINYEPLGVAVFALGVLYVFEGRFLAVQLTDGVDSAVVYLDADDRIRDANDRARSLFPALADATGESLATAAPELGARVGTEDAVLKRRRDDETRYYLVSDTAFSLGQADIGRMVVISDVTETERRRRELERQNDQLEGFAAAIRHELLNTLQIVSGRVALAGQALDDGDVQTARESLRTASGAADRMTTVVGDLSDLARHGQTLEGTARLDFRSVVQSGWESVAADDLALSVVGDGTIRADEARLEDLFKSAFSFADHNGATEVTVRFRDDGFVIRGDGEAPPSDDTKAFFEYGVSAPDAEAGMALPNVRTLAQVHGWAVEIDATYREGVRLVVSGASVERESPAPRESVSPPSTPL from the coding sequence ATGGCGGTACTCGGAGTCGGCTGGCAGTTCCTTACGTACGTCCTCGGCTACGGACTCGCAACGCTGGGGTGTGGCGTCGCCCTCTTGCGGGCGAGGCGAGTCACTGACCGCGACACCCGCCGGGGCCTCGTCGCGCTCCTCGTCACCAGCGGCGGATGGGCCGGTCTCCAACTCGCTTTCTTGGTCGTTCCGGGTCGAACCGCCCAGTACGCCGCCTACCTCCTCAGCCTCGTCGTCGGCCTGACGACGGTCGGCGCGTGGCTCTACTTCTGTTCGGCGTACACCGGGCGGTCCTTCCACAGAAACGCCGGTTACCGCCGGACTGCGGTGACAGTGTATCTCCTCATCGTCGGAGTGAAACTCACGAACCCGATTCACGGACTCTACTTCACGACCTCGCCCGCGACCGCGCCGTTTCCCCACCTGACGATTCACCACCAGACCTTCCACTGGGTCGTGTCGGGCCTCTCCTACGCGCTCGTCGCGGTCGGATTCTTCATGCTCTACGAGTTGTTCCTCGAAGCGGACTACGACGTGCGGCCCCTCGGAGCGATTGTCGCGACGACCGGTCTCCCGGTCGCGCTCGACATAATCGGGTTTGCCACGCCGCGTCTCATCGACATCAACTACGAACCGCTGGGCGTCGCCGTCTTCGCGCTGGGCGTCCTCTACGTCTTCGAAGGCCGGTTCCTCGCGGTCCAACTCACCGATGGCGTGGATTCAGCCGTGGTGTATCTCGACGCCGACGACCGAATCCGGGACGCCAACGACCGCGCCCGCTCGCTGTTTCCGGCCCTCGCCGACGCGACCGGCGAGTCGCTGGCCACCGCCGCCCCCGAACTCGGCGCGCGAGTCGGGACCGAGGACGCCGTTCTGAAGCGCCGACGCGACGACGAGACCCGGTACTATCTCGTCAGCGACACCGCCTTCTCGCTCGGACAGGCCGACATCGGGCGGATGGTGGTAATCAGCGACGTGACCGAGACCGAACGCCGTCGCCGGGAGTTGGAGCGCCAGAACGACCAACTCGAAGGGTTCGCCGCCGCCATCAGACACGAACTCCTCAACACCCTCCAGATAGTCAGCGGCCGGGTCGCGTTGGCCGGGCAGGCGCTCGACGACGGCGACGTGCAGACCGCCCGCGAGTCGTTGCGGACGGCCTCGGGGGCGGCCGACCGCATGACGACGGTCGTCGGCGACTTGTCCGACCTCGCGCGCCACGGACAGACGCTCGAAGGGACGGCCCGCCTCGACTTCCGGTCGGTCGTGCAGTCAGGGTGGGAGTCGGTTGCGGCCGACGACCTCGCGCTCTCGGTGGTCGGCGACGGCACGATTCGGGCCGACGAGGCCCGGTTGGAGGACCTTTTCAAGAGCGCCTTCTCGTTCGCCGACCACAACGGCGCGACCGAGGTCACGGTTCGATTCCGCGACGATGGTTTCGTCATTCGGGGCGACGGTGAGGCCCCGCCGAGCGACGACACCAAAGCGTTCTTCGAGTACGGCGTCTCGGCCCCGGACGCGGAGGCGGGCATGGCCCTCCCGAACGTCAGGACGCTCGCGCAAGTTCACGGCTGGGCGGTCGAAATCGACGCGACCTACCGCGAGGGCGTCCGCCTCGTCGTCTCCGGCGCGTCGGTCGAGCGCGAGTCGCCCGCCCCGCGTGAGAGCGTTTCGCCGCCTTCGACACCTTTGTAA
- the pyrH gene encoding UMP kinase translates to MKVVVSIGGSVLAPDLGSERVRDHADVIEDLAGEGCTIGTVVGGGGVAREYIGAARDLGANEIELDDIGIDVTRLNARLLIAALSEQAAPSPPEDYETAGAAMHRGDIAVMGGVTPGQTTDAVSAALAEYVNADLLVYATSVPGVFSDDPNEVEDATKFDHLNAGELVDVIAGIELNAGSSAPVDLVAAKLIERSGVRTIVLDGTEPERIAEAVRYGEHDGTDIVPEGADDQMTYWVRDEEE, encoded by the coding sequence ATGAAAGTAGTCGTCTCCATCGGCGGGAGCGTACTCGCTCCGGACCTCGGCTCCGAACGCGTACGCGACCACGCCGACGTAATCGAGGACCTCGCCGGCGAAGGTTGTACCATCGGAACGGTCGTCGGCGGCGGCGGCGTCGCGCGGGAGTACATCGGCGCGGCCCGCGACTTGGGAGCTAACGAAATCGAACTTGACGACATCGGCATCGACGTGACGCGACTGAACGCGCGGCTCCTCATCGCGGCGCTGTCCGAGCAGGCCGCGCCGAGTCCGCCCGAGGACTACGAGACCGCGGGCGCGGCGATGCACCGAGGAGACATCGCCGTCATGGGTGGGGTCACGCCGGGCCAGACCACCGACGCCGTGAGCGCGGCGCTGGCCGAGTACGTCAACGCCGACCTGCTGGTCTACGCCACTAGCGTCCCCGGCGTCTTCAGCGACGACCCCAACGAGGTCGAGGACGCCACGAAGTTCGACCACCTCAACGCCGGCGAACTCGTAGATGTCATCGCGGGCATCGAACTCAACGCCGGGAGTTCCGCGCCGGTGGACCTCGTGGCGGCCAAACTCATCGAGCGGTCGGGCGTCCGCACCATCGTCCTCGACGGCACCGAACCCGAGCGCATCGCCGAGGCGGTCCGGTACGGCGAACACGACGGCACCGACATCGTGCCGGAGGGCGCGGACGACCAGATGACCTACTGGGTCCGAGACGAAGAAGAATGA
- a CDS encoding DUF7123 family protein, which produces MSATTQPSDAPEPQSKEQRLKQFLRRKAEDGEMYFKSKFIADEVGLSSKEIGALMVKLKDSATDLEIEKWSYTSATTWRVCSA; this is translated from the coding sequence ATGAGCGCAACTACCCAGCCCTCCGACGCCCCCGAACCGCAGTCCAAGGAACAGCGCCTGAAGCAGTTCCTCCGGCGCAAGGCCGAGGACGGGGAGATGTACTTCAAGAGCAAGTTCATCGCGGACGAGGTCGGTCTCTCGTCGAAGGAAATCGGCGCGCTGATGGTCAAACTCAAGGATTCGGCCACCGACCTCGAAATCGAGAAGTGGTCGTACACCAGCGCGACCACGTGGCGAGTCTGCTCGGCGTAG
- a CDS encoding site-2 protease family protein, translating to MNTLVWVVVGIALYWFGVLALDSQGLLPSYIGLQGPILTIHTKRGKDLLDWLARPKRFWRAWGNFGLGIALVVMVSTFLLLIVQAIAVVQNPPPATPATQPRNVLVIPGVNQFLPLSVAPEILFGLLVGLVVHEGGHGVMCRVEDIEVKSMGLAALAILPVGAFVEPDEESRADADRGSQSRMFAAGVTNNFAVTLVAFLLLFGPVVGSIAVAPGAAIGGSLPGSAAQTADIGAGDRIVSVDSEAVESNADLDSVLSRAESRTVTVTLADGTEKELQRSLLVTGVHPDSPFSSAVSVSADDTTTVTAVNGTTVYTEKEFRSAVADSPVATLETESGETATAPVGVLVTVQSGGPLAQADAPADEAVVVTSLDGRRILNASDLRTATDRYESGDTVNVTAYSLGESDSHERIQYEVTLGENDAGDAIVGVLPVQGYSGVTFSSFGVELYPAGQYLDLLGGRFGELAGVGGPILSFLSGIFGVLLLPFASVSLGASYNFAGFVAWNGGFYTAAGGSLSFLGEWGLFLLANVLFWTGWVNLNLGFFNCIPAFPLDGGHILRMGAEAVVSRLPTSQGRQLTTMVTTTVGLVMLVSLLLMVFGPQLLSG from the coding sequence ATGAACACGCTCGTCTGGGTAGTCGTCGGCATCGCACTCTACTGGTTCGGAGTGCTGGCGCTCGACTCCCAAGGGCTTTTGCCGTCGTACATCGGCCTTCAGGGTCCGATTCTGACGATTCACACCAAGCGCGGGAAGGACCTCCTCGATTGGCTCGCCCGCCCCAAACGCTTCTGGCGCGCGTGGGGCAACTTCGGGTTGGGCATCGCGCTGGTCGTGATGGTCAGTACCTTCCTCCTGCTCATCGTGCAGGCGATTGCGGTCGTCCAGAATCCGCCGCCAGCGACCCCGGCGACCCAGCCGCGGAACGTGCTGGTGATTCCGGGCGTCAACCAGTTCCTCCCGCTGTCGGTCGCACCCGAAATCCTGTTCGGTCTCCTCGTGGGTCTCGTGGTCCACGAGGGCGGCCACGGGGTCATGTGCCGAGTCGAGGACATCGAGGTCAAGTCGATGGGCCTCGCGGCGTTGGCAATCCTGCCGGTCGGCGCGTTCGTGGAACCCGACGAGGAGAGTCGGGCCGACGCCGACCGGGGGAGCCAGAGCCGGATGTTCGCCGCGGGCGTCACCAACAACTTCGCGGTGACGCTGGTGGCGTTCCTCCTGCTGTTCGGTCCGGTCGTCGGGTCAATCGCGGTCGCACCCGGCGCGGCAATCGGCGGGTCGCTCCCCGGTTCGGCCGCCCAGACCGCCGACATCGGCGCGGGCGACCGCATCGTCTCGGTTGACAGCGAGGCGGTCGAGAGCAACGCGGACCTCGATTCGGTCCTCTCGCGCGCCGAGAGTCGAACCGTGACGGTGACGCTCGCCGACGGGACCGAGAAGGAGCTACAGCGGTCCCTGCTCGTCACGGGCGTCCACCCCGACTCGCCGTTCTCGTCGGCGGTTTCGGTCAGCGCAGACGACACCACGACCGTCACCGCGGTCAACGGGACGACCGTCTACACCGAGAAGGAATTCCGGAGCGCGGTCGCCGACAGTCCGGTCGCCACGCTGGAGACCGAGAGCGGTGAGACCGCCACGGCCCCGGTGGGCGTGCTGGTGACGGTCCAGTCGGGCGGTCCCTTGGCGCAGGCCGACGCGCCGGCGGACGAGGCAGTCGTCGTCACGTCGCTCGACGGTCGGCGAATCCTCAACGCCAGCGACCTCCGGACCGCGACCGACCGGTACGAATCCGGCGACACCGTGAACGTCACGGCGTACTCGCTGGGCGAATCCGACAGCCACGAGCGCATCCAGTACGAGGTCACGCTCGGCGAGAACGACGCGGGAGACGCCATCGTCGGCGTCCTCCCCGTGCAGGGCTACAGCGGCGTGACGTTCAGTAGCTTCGGCGTCGAACTCTACCCGGCGGGCCAGTACCTCGACCTGCTGGGCGGTCGGTTCGGCGAACTCGCGGGCGTCGGCGGCCCGATTCTGTCCTTCCTCTCGGGAATCTTCGGCGTCCTCCTGCTCCCGTTCGCCAGCGTCTCGCTCGGGGCGTCGTACAACTTCGCCGGGTTCGTCGCGTGGAACGGCGGATTCTACACCGCGGCGGGCGGGTCGCTCTCGTTCCTCGGCGAGTGGGGACTGTTCTTGCTGGCCAACGTCCTGTTCTGGACCGGGTGGGTCAACCTCAACCTCGGCTTCTTCAACTGCATCCCGGCCTTCCCGCTCGACGGCGGCCACATCCTCCGGATGGGGGCCGAGGCCGTCGTCTCCCGACTCCCGACGAGTCAGGGCCGACAACTCACGACGATGGTCACGACCACCGTCGGACTGGTGATGCTGGTCAGTCTCCTGTTGATGGTGTTCGGCCCGCAGTTGCTGTCGGGGTAG